One genomic window of Arachis stenosperma cultivar V10309 chromosome 10, arast.V10309.gnm1.PFL2, whole genome shotgun sequence includes the following:
- the LOC130956112 gene encoding auxin transporter-like protein 1 — protein sequence MESKKQAEEAIMAAAESGDVGDGDKEINSKLSLKSALWHGGSAYDAWFSCSSNQVAQVLLTLPYSFSQLGMVSGIIFQVFYGFLGSWTAYLISILYIEYRSRKEKENVSFKNHVIQWFEVLEGLLGPSWKAIGLAFNCTFLLFGSVIQLIACASNIYYINDKLDKRTWTYIFGACCATTVFIPSFHNYRIWSFLGLGMTTYTAWYLTIASIVHGQVENVTHSGPSKMVLYFTGATNILYTFGGHAVTVEIMHAMWKPQKFKYIYLYATLYVFTLTLPSATAVYWAFGDQLLDHSNAFSLLPRNGWRDAGVILMLIHQFITFGFACTPLYFVWEKVIGMHDTKSICLRALARLPVVIPIWFLAIIFPFFGPINSAVGALLVSFTVYIIPASAHMLTFKSASSRQNAAEKLPWFIPNWTVMYIVNAFVVVWVFVLGFGFGGWASMTNFIKQVDTFGLFAKCYQCPPKILPSKNHTITMYH from the exons ATGGAATCGAAGAAGCAAGCGGAAGAAGCCATAATGGCGGCAGCGGAGAGCGGTGATGTCGGAGACGGAGACAAAGAGATCAATTCAAAGTTAAGCTTGAAATCCGCTCTCTGGCACGGTGGCTCTGCCTATGATGCATGGTTCAGCTGTTCCTCAAATCAG GTCGCACAGGTTCTGTTAACGCTTCCATACTCATTCTCGCAATTGGGAATGGTTTCGGGGATCATATTCCAAGTGTTCTATGGATTTCTTGGAAGCTGGACCGCTTATTTGATTAGCATTCTCTACATCGAGTACAGAAGCCGCAAGGAGAAAGAGAATGTTAGCTTCAAAAACCATGTCATTCAG TGGTTTGAAGTGTTGGAAGGTTTATTAGGACCATCTTGGAAAGCAATTGGATTGGCCTTCAACTGCACTTTTCTTCTCTTTGGATCTGTGATTCAGCTTATAGCTTGTGCAAG caatatatactatataaatGATAAATTGGACAAGAGGACTTGGACCTACATTTTCGGAGCTTGCTGTGCTACCACAGTGTTCATACCATCATTCCATAACTACAGGATTTGGTCCTTCCTTGGCCTTGGCATGACCACCTACACTGCTTGGTATCTCACTATTGCTTCCATTGTTCATGGCCAG GTAGAAAATGTGACCCATTCGGGCCCATCCAAAATGGTATTGTATTTCACAGGCGCCACAAACATTCTCTACACTTTCGGCGGCCACGCCGTCACCGT GGAAATCATGCATGCAATGTGGAAGCCACAGAAGTTCAAATATATCTATCTTTATGCAACTCTTTATGTGTTCACCCTAACCCTACCATCTGCCACTGCCGTTTACTGGGCCTTTGGTGATCAACTCCTGGACCACTCCAACGCCTTCTCCCTCCTCCCCCGGAACGGTTGGCGCGACGCCGGAGTCATCCTAATGCTCATTCACCAG TTCATCACATTTGGATTTGCCTGTACGCCATTGTACTTTGTGTGGGAAAAAGTGATAGGGATGCATGACACAAAGAGCATATGTTTGAGGGCATTAGCAAGGTTACCAGTGGTAATACCAATATGGTTTCTGGCAATAATCTTCCCATTCTTTGGGCCCATAAACTCAGCTGTGGGTGCTCTCTTGGTCAGTTTCACTGTCTACATCATTCCTGCCTCTGCCCATATGCTCACTTTCAAGTCTGCCTCCTCTAGACAG AATGCCGCAGAGAAATTGCCATGGTTCATCCCTAATTGGACAGTCATGTACATAGTCAACGCATTTGTGGTAGTATGGGTTTTTGTACTGGGCTTTGGGTTTGGAGGGTGGGCCAGCATGACAAATTTTATCAAGCAAGTGGAC